One stretch of Pedobacter riviphilus DNA includes these proteins:
- a CDS encoding carboxy terminal-processing peptidase, producing the protein MLKRIFFVIFTAAVLACHAAPKTQPMVEGVTNVKPDEQQQLVIKEVVNLIESYNYKKIQINDSISSIILDKYIKSLDQGKNYFLASDIKEFEKYRYTLDDDFKNGDLSAPFFIYNVYAKRLNEYFTYSLAQIKTKFDFNQTDTYVYDREKQPWATSSAALNDTWKKRVKYELINLNLAGTTEAKNVETLTKRYQNLQSQTSKTNNQDVFQILMDAFTESIDPHTNYFNPTNAAAFNEDMSRSFEGIGARLQLENEVVKISEIIAGGPAFKGKQLSAGDRIIAVAQGDGEFVDVVGWRLDNTVSKIKGPKGTKVRLKVIPVGKEMSSKPVIIELVRDKIVLEETSAKKKVKTINSNGKDYKIGIITLPAFYADFKAANAGDKNYKSTTRDVRKLIDSLKTYDKVNAIVMDLRGNGGGSLVEAISLTGLFIDKGPVVQVKDLRGKIEVDEDENSGVAWDGPFGVMVDRLSASASEIFAGAIQDYGRGIIMGSQTYGKGTVQSSIDLNKLVNPSMLQRVAGLISKDKTVGTSPSSANPADINLGQINLTMAKFYRVAGSSTQHKGVTPDVVFPSIYPMDKIGEDTEPSALPWDVIPSSNFKAVANLAPVKAQLIKNSEQRIANSLDFKYLKQDIADLKKRDSEVSVTLNEAKLKAERDAQETKTLARQNELRALRGLPAIKKGDKITKQDAFDFIEDESLKVMGDFMQQSGNYVMNLGVTAPKL; encoded by the coding sequence ATGTTAAAGAGAATATTTTTTGTAATTTTTACTGCGGCAGTACTTGCTTGTCATGCTGCACCTAAAACTCAGCCTATGGTTGAAGGGGTTACCAATGTTAAACCTGATGAGCAGCAACAACTCGTTATAAAAGAGGTTGTAAATTTAATTGAGAGTTATAATTATAAAAAAATTCAGATTAATGATTCTATTTCTTCGATCATTTTAGATAAGTATATCAAGTCGCTAGATCAGGGCAAAAATTACTTCCTGGCATCGGATATCAAGGAATTTGAGAAATACAGATATACCTTGGATGATGATTTTAAAAATGGCGATCTAAGCGCTCCGTTTTTCATCTATAATGTTTATGCCAAGAGATTAAATGAATACTTCACCTATTCTCTAGCCCAGATTAAAACAAAATTTGATTTTAATCAAACCGATACCTATGTGTACGATAGAGAGAAGCAACCGTGGGCAACTTCTTCTGCAGCATTAAATGATACCTGGAAAAAACGTGTTAAATACGAATTGATTAACCTAAATTTAGCTGGTACGACCGAAGCAAAGAATGTAGAAACATTAACTAAACGTTATCAAAACCTACAGTCGCAAACTTCAAAAACCAATAATCAAGATGTTTTCCAGATTTTAATGGATGCTTTTACCGAATCCATTGATCCGCATACCAATTATTTTAACCCAACTAATGCAGCAGCATTTAACGAAGATATGTCTCGTTCTTTCGAAGGCATTGGCGCCCGTTTACAATTGGAAAATGAGGTGGTTAAAATTTCGGAAATTATTGCTGGTGGACCTGCATTTAAAGGCAAACAACTGAGTGCTGGCGATCGCATTATTGCTGTAGCCCAAGGTGATGGAGAGTTTGTTGATGTAGTAGGTTGGAGATTGGATAACACCGTATCGAAAATCAAAGGCCCGAAAGGAACCAAGGTGCGTTTAAAAGTAATCCCTGTGGGAAAAGAAATGTCATCTAAGCCAGTAATTATCGAATTGGTTCGTGATAAAATTGTTTTGGAAGAAACATCTGCTAAGAAAAAAGTTAAAACCATTAACAGCAATGGTAAAGATTATAAAATCGGAATTATTACTTTACCAGCGTTCTATGCTGATTTTAAAGCGGCTAACGCAGGCGATAAAAATTACAAAAGTACCACGCGCGACGTTAGAAAATTAATCGACTCGTTAAAAACTTACGATAAGGTAAATGCAATAGTAATGGATTTACGTGGAAACGGCGGTGGTTCATTGGTTGAAGCCATATCATTAACCGGTTTATTTATCGATAAAGGGCCTGTTGTTCAGGTAAAAGACTTACGCGGTAAAATTGAAGTAGATGAAGATGAAAACAGCGGTGTAGCTTGGGATGGCCCTTTTGGTGTAATGGTAGACCGTTTAAGCGCATCAGCATCGGAAATTTTTGCCGGAGCAATACAAGATTACGGACGCGGAATTATTATGGGTAGCCAAACCTATGGTAAAGGTACCGTTCAATCTTCGATCGATTTAAATAAATTGGTAAACCCAAGTATGCTGCAAAGGGTAGCAGGGTTAATCTCGAAAGATAAAACTGTTGGAACATCGCCTAGCAGTGCTAATCCTGCAGATATTAATTTAGGTCAGATCAATTTAACCATGGCTAAATTTTACCGCGTGGCAGGTAGCAGTACACAACATAAAGGGGTAACACCTGATGTTGTTTTCCCTTCTATTTACCCAATGGATAAAATTGGTGAAGATACAGAGCCATCTGCTTTGCCATGGGACGTTATTCCAAGCTCTAACTTTAAAGCAGTTGCCAATCTGGCTCCTGTTAAAGCGCAATTGATTAAAAATAGCGAACAGCGTATTGCAAACTCGTTGGATTTTAAATACCTGAAACAGGATATTGCAGACCTTAAAAAACGTGATAGTGAAGTTTCTGTAACCTTAAACGAGGCAAAACTTAAAGCAGAGCGCGATGCACAAGAAACTAAAACACTAGCCAGACAAAATGAGTTAAGGGCATTAAGAGGATTACCAGCCATTAAAAAAGGAGATAAAATTACCAAGCAGGATGCTTTCGATTTTATTGAAGATGAATCGTTAAAAGTAATGGGCGATTTCATGCAACAATCTGGCAACTATGTGATGAATCTGGGTGTAACGGCACCTAAACTTTAA
- the cphA gene encoding cyanophycin synthetase, with protein sequence MKILNIQVLRGPNIWSISRKKLIQMRLDLEDLEQKPTNVIEGFSERIEKLLPSMFTHRCSKGVEGGFFTRVKEGTWMGHVIEHIALEIQTLAGMETGFGRTRMTKTEGIYNVVFSYLEEKVGVYAAEAAVKIAEALINNEEYDLEHDIRRMKEIRELEALGPSTGSIVEEAVSRSIPWIRLNKSSLVQLGYGKNQVRFRATMTEKTSSIAVDIASNKEETKRLLTEAAIPVASGVTISNPDDLEASVKKVGFPLVFKPLDGNHGKGATINVKTMEDAVAAFEYAKTYSRKVIIEKFITGFDFRVLVIDHKVIAAAQRDPAHVKGNGIHTIQELIDKENEDPRRGYGHENVLTEIAVDRDTLDLLAKKEYTLETIPEKGEVVYLKSTANLSTGGTSIDVTDIVHPQNIFICERISRVIGLDICGIDIMAQNLTQPLTENGGVVLEVNAAPGFRMHLAPSEGLPRNVAASVIDMLYPQGKLSQIPIIAVTGTNGKTTTTRLIAHIIRSNGKRVGFTTSDGVYVHNTMLMKGDTTGPVSAEFILKDPTVEFAVLETARGGILRAGLGFNACDIGVVTNIQEDHLGISDIHNLDDLTRVKAVVIGAVRRKGWAVLNADNGYCVRIAKDARCNVAYFSMDENNPVIKEHCRKGGIAAIYENGYITIKTGDWKLRVDKATHIPLTFGGSVNFMIQNVLAATLATYLWGYKPEDIRLSLETFIPSAAHTPGRMNIFRFKDFKVLVDFAHNPDGFNGVKGFLQGVEATEHVGIISATGDRRDEDIIETARISAQMFDKIYVCQEKYLRGRQQQELVDLLVKGIKEVDPDKEIIINNKSTECLQIAIETAKKGSYLTILSNTIDNTIQRVTEHLDRELEA encoded by the coding sequence ATGAAGATATTAAATATACAAGTATTAAGAGGACCAAATATATGGTCGATTAGCCGGAAGAAATTGATCCAAATGCGGTTGGATTTAGAAGATTTAGAACAAAAACCAACCAATGTTATTGAGGGTTTTAGTGAGCGGATTGAGAAATTGTTGCCAAGTATGTTTACCCATCGTTGCTCAAAAGGAGTTGAAGGCGGCTTTTTTACCCGCGTGAAAGAAGGAACTTGGATGGGGCACGTAATTGAGCATATTGCGCTAGAAATTCAAACACTAGCCGGTATGGAAACTGGCTTTGGCAGAACGCGCATGACCAAAACCGAGGGCATTTACAATGTGGTATTCAGCTACCTGGAAGAAAAAGTAGGTGTTTACGCTGCTGAAGCTGCAGTTAAAATTGCCGAAGCCCTGATTAATAACGAAGAGTACGATTTGGAGCACGATATCCGGAGGATGAAGGAAATACGCGAGCTGGAAGCACTAGGGCCAAGTACAGGTTCTATTGTAGAAGAGGCTGTAAGTAGAAGTATTCCCTGGATCAGGCTGAATAAAAGCTCGTTGGTTCAGTTGGGGTATGGTAAAAATCAGGTCCGCTTTAGGGCAACCATGACCGAAAAAACCAGTAGTATTGCTGTAGATATTGCCAGCAATAAGGAAGAAACGAAACGGTTGCTTACTGAAGCCGCCATTCCTGTAGCTTCTGGAGTGACCATTTCAAATCCTGATGATCTGGAAGCATCAGTTAAAAAAGTTGGATTTCCTTTAGTATTTAAACCGCTGGATGGCAACCATGGCAAAGGTGCAACCATTAATGTGAAAACGATGGAAGATGCGGTAGCGGCTTTTGAATATGCCAAAACCTATTCGAGAAAGGTAATTATAGAGAAATTTATTACCGGTTTCGATTTTAGGGTGCTGGTAATCGATCATAAAGTGATTGCAGCGGCACAACGCGATCCTGCACATGTTAAAGGAAATGGAATTCATACCATTCAAGAGTTAATTGATAAGGAAAATGAAGATCCACGCCGCGGTTATGGTCACGAAAATGTGTTAACAGAAATTGCTGTTGATCGGGATACTTTAGATCTGCTGGCCAAAAAAGAATATACTTTAGAAACCATTCCGGAAAAGGGAGAAGTGGTTTACTTAAAATCTACAGCAAATTTGAGTACAGGTGGAACATCTATTGATGTAACAGACATTGTTCACCCACAGAATATTTTCATTTGTGAAAGGATTTCGAGGGTAATCGGATTGGATATCTGTGGTATCGACATCATGGCGCAGAACCTTACCCAGCCCTTAACCGAAAACGGAGGAGTGGTTTTAGAGGTAAATGCAGCACCAGGATTTAGAATGCACCTGGCACCGAGCGAAGGCTTGCCCAGAAATGTGGCTGCATCCGTTATTGATATGCTGTACCCACAAGGAAAATTATCACAGATTCCAATTATTGCGGTAACCGGAACAAATGGAAAAACCACTACCACACGTTTAATTGCACATATTATCCGTAGCAATGGTAAACGTGTAGGTTTTACCACAAGTGATGGGGTATATGTGCATAATACCATGCTGATGAAGGGCGATACCACCGGGCCGGTAAGCGCCGAGTTCATTTTAAAAGACCCAACAGTAGAGTTTGCTGTACTCGAAACTGCCCGAGGTGGAATTTTAAGAGCAGGGCTGGGATTTAATGCCTGTGATATTGGCGTAGTTACCAATATTCAGGAAGATCATCTGGGTATTTCTGATATCCACAATCTTGACGATTTAACCCGGGTTAAAGCCGTTGTAATCGGGGCGGTACGCCGTAAAGGTTGGGCGGTATTAAATGCCGATAATGGTTATTGCGTTCGCATTGCCAAAGATGCGCGCTGTAATGTTGCTTATTTTAGTATGGATGAAAATAATCCAGTAATTAAAGAGCATTGCAGAAAAGGTGGCATAGCAGCAATTTATGAAAACGGATACATTACCATTAAAACCGGTGACTGGAAATTAAGGGTAGATAAAGCCACCCATATTCCTTTAACTTTCGGTGGCTCTGTAAATTTTATGATCCAGAATGTGCTTGCAGCAACACTAGCGACCTATTTGTGGGGTTATAAACCTGAAGATATCCGTTTATCGTTAGAAACATTTATCCCTTCTGCAGCACATACACCAGGAAGAATGAATATTTTCAGGTTCAAAGATTTCAAAGTACTGGTCGATTTTGCACACAACCCTGACGGATTTAATGGTGTAAAAGGTTTCTTGCAAGGCGTAGAGGCTACCGAACACGTAGGCATTATTTCGGCAACTGGAGATAGAAGAGATGAAGATATTATCGAAACGGCACGTATTTCTGCTCAGATGTTTGATAAAATTTATGTTTGTCAAGAGAAATATCTTCGTGGCAGACAACAACAAGAACTGGTTGATCTGCTGGTAAAAGGCATTAAGGAGGTTGATCCGGATAAAGAGATCATTATTAACAATAAGAGCACCGAGTGCTTGCAGATCGCGATCGAAACTGCTAAAAAAGGCTCTTATTTAACGATTTTAAGTAACACGATCGACAATACGATCCAACGTGTTACCGAGCATTTAGATCGGGAATTAGAGGCATAG
- a CDS encoding helix-turn-helix domain-containing protein produces the protein MPKPGHPLVSIINMEEVNMPFDGRSKTIIFDFYSIALKRVPDAKIKYGQQMSDFDDGVLFFMAPGQVFTVEIDQDKTHRPTGWMILFHSDLLWQTHLAKTIKDYDFFSYSLFEALHVSEAEEAVLNSIAKLVKNETNNNIDHFTQNVVIAQIELLLNYAQRFYGRQFITRKAINHQLLDRLERVVRGYFENDDLGNRGLPTVTYIAERLNVSPGYLSGLLKTLIGQNTQQYLHQKLIDLAKEKLSTTNLSVSEIAYALGFEHLQSFTKLFKSKTNLTPSAFRQSFN, from the coding sequence TTGCCTAAACCAGGTCATCCCTTAGTTAGTATTATTAATATGGAGGAGGTTAATATGCCATTCGATGGCCGATCAAAAACAATAATTTTTGATTTCTACTCCATTGCGCTCAAACGTGTTCCTGATGCGAAAATTAAATATGGGCAACAAATGAGTGATTTTGATGATGGTGTATTGTTTTTTATGGCTCCAGGGCAGGTTTTTACAGTCGAAATTGATCAGGATAAAACCCATCGTCCAACTGGATGGATGATACTTTTCCATTCTGACTTACTTTGGCAGACACATTTAGCCAAAACAATTAAGGATTATGACTTCTTTAGTTATTCGCTATTTGAGGCTTTACATGTTTCTGAAGCTGAAGAAGCAGTACTTAATTCGATCGCCAAATTGGTTAAAAATGAAACCAATAACAATATCGATCATTTTACTCAAAATGTTGTGATCGCGCAAATAGAACTGCTTCTCAACTACGCACAACGTTTTTATGGCCGTCAATTTATTACACGTAAAGCAATCAACCATCAGCTGCTCGATCGATTAGAGCGTGTTGTTAGGGGCTATTTTGAAAACGATGATCTTGGCAATAGAGGGTTACCAACAGTAACTTACATCGCCGAAAGACTCAACGTTTCACCAGGATATCTATCCGGACTGTTGAAAACACTTATCGGACAAAACACTCAGCAATATTTACATCAGAAACTGATTGATTTAGCAAAAGAAAAGCTTTCAACAACAAATCTTTCTGTTAGTGAAATTGCTTATGCCCTTGGCTTTGAGCATTTACAATCCTTTACTAAGTTGTTCAAATCCAAAACAAACCTTACACCTTCAGCATTTAGACAATCATTTAATTGA
- a CDS encoding SPFH domain-containing protein has translation MQYTIYIIAVVGFIILLSSFVTVKQGTIAVITVFGKYRRQLRPGLNFKIPLIEQIYSRISIQNRSVELSFQAVTQDQANVYFKAMLLYSVVNQDEETIKNVAFKFVDATNLMQALIRTIEGSIRAYVATQKQANVLAQRNEIVLHVKEQIDQVLDGWGYHLQDLQLNDITFDEEIMRSMSRVVASNNLKAAAENEGQALLITKTKAAEADGNAIKIAATAEREAAQLRGQGIALFREEVAKGMTNAAHEMQQANLDTSVILFTMWTEAIKQFAEYGEGNIIFLDGSTEGMNKTMKEMMAMQLGQNPPKKG, from the coding sequence ATGCAATACACCATTTACATTATAGCTGTTGTAGGGTTTATCATCCTACTGAGCTCCTTTGTTACTGTTAAACAGGGCACCATTGCGGTGATAACCGTTTTCGGTAAGTACCGCCGCCAGTTAAGGCCAGGTTTAAATTTTAAAATTCCATTAATTGAGCAGATTTATTCTCGTATTTCCATTCAAAACCGCTCGGTAGAGCTGTCGTTTCAAGCGGTAACACAAGATCAGGCCAATGTATATTTTAAGGCGATGCTATTGTATTCTGTTGTGAATCAGGATGAAGAAACGATCAAAAATGTAGCTTTTAAGTTTGTAGATGCGACCAACTTAATGCAGGCATTAATCAGGACTATTGAAGGTTCGATTAGGGCATATGTTGCTACACAAAAGCAGGCAAATGTATTGGCACAACGTAACGAAATTGTGCTTCATGTTAAGGAGCAGATCGATCAGGTTTTAGATGGATGGGGTTACCATCTTCAGGACCTTCAATTGAATGATATTACCTTTGATGAAGAAATTATGCGTTCAATGAGTCGTGTAGTGGCTTCGAACAACTTAAAAGCAGCAGCTGAGAATGAAGGACAGGCATTATTGATTACCAAAACCAAAGCTGCCGAAGCGGATGGTAATGCGATTAAAATTGCCGCTACAGCAGAGCGCGAGGCTGCACAACTTCGTGGACAAGGTATTGCTTTGTTTAGGGAAGAGGTTGCAAAAGGTATGACCAATGCTGCGCATGAAATGCAACAAGCTAACCTTGATACATCGGTAATTCTTTTCACCATGTGGACAGAAGCCATTAAACAATTTGCAGAATATGGCGAGGGTAATATCATTTTCTTAGATGGTAGTACGGAGGGAATGAATAAAACCATGAAAGAAATGATGGCCATGCAGTTGGGTCAGAACCCTCCGAAGAAGGGCTAG
- a CDS encoding SDR family oxidoreductase, which translates to MKVFVTGATGFVGSAVVKELISAGHEVLGLARNEAAEKALVMAGAEVHKGDLEDLQRLQEGAKLADGIIHTGFIHDFSRFAAVCEIDRLAIETIGNSIAGTNKPFIVTSGTLLVNPGILATEDMLPNYNGGNPRLASEKAVDALASQNIRVSVVRLSPSVHGEGDDHGFVPMLIDIARKTGSSAYVGDGENRWTGIHRLDAAKLYRLALEQATPGARFHGVTEESITLKSIAAAIGEQLSLPVVSISKKEAAAHFGWFEHFVSIDGPASGYLTRERLNWEPKYSSLIQDLEQGVYFK; encoded by the coding sequence ATGAAAGTTTTTGTAACAGGCGCAACCGGATTTGTCGGTTCTGCGGTAGTAAAAGAATTAATTAGCGCAGGCCACGAGGTTTTGGGTTTGGCAAGGAATGAGGCGGCTGAAAAAGCGCTTGTAATGGCTGGGGCTGAAGTACATAAAGGAGATTTGGAAGACTTACAGCGTTTACAGGAGGGCGCAAAGCTAGCTGATGGTATTATTCATACTGGCTTTATTCATGATTTTTCCCGATTCGCAGCAGTTTGCGAAATTGATAGACTTGCAATAGAAACCATTGGGAACTCAATTGCAGGAACCAATAAACCCTTTATTGTAACTTCTGGAACTCTTTTGGTTAATCCTGGCATATTGGCCACAGAAGATATGTTACCCAATTATAATGGCGGGAATCCTAGGCTTGCTTCGGAAAAGGCAGTTGATGCACTTGCTTCTCAAAATATTCGAGTGTCAGTGGTTCGTTTATCGCCATCTGTACACGGTGAAGGTGATGATCATGGCTTTGTACCGATGCTGATTGATATCGCCCGCAAAACGGGTTCATCGGCTTATGTTGGTGATGGAGAAAACCGATGGACAGGTATTCATCGGCTTGATGCCGCGAAACTTTACAGGTTGGCTTTAGAACAAGCTACGCCAGGAGCACGTTTTCACGGGGTAACTGAAGAATCAATAACCCTTAAATCAATAGCAGCGGCCATTGGCGAGCAACTCAGTTTACCTGTTGTTTCTATATCTAAAAAAGAAGCAGCTGCGCACTTTGGTTGGTTTGAACATTTCGTCAGTATAGATGGACCGGCTTCTGGGTACTTAACCAGGGAACGTTTAAATTGGGAGCCTAAATACTCCAGTTTGATTCAAGATTTGGAGCAGGGAGTTTATTTTAAGTAA
- a CDS encoding isoaspartyl peptidase/L-asparaginase, whose protein sequence is MKLIIHGGFFSESATNQETKKAKQDALALIVTLGHEYLKTHTALETVVYTVALLEDNELFNAGIGSQIQSDGKVRLSAALMDGKTEKFSGVINVEDVKNPIQIAQNLLAYDDRVLSGAGAQQFARANGFEYFNPITPQRQSEYETKLNQKNNKGTVGCVALDADGNLAAATSTGGKGFEIPCRVSDSATVAGNYANQYAGISCTGVGEDIVSGALAAKIVTRVTDGFSLKEASDKSFTELKAFDGFAGIVGISAAGEVYHCDSHPYMVWASFDVNLQVFS, encoded by the coding sequence ATGAAACTAATCATACATGGCGGCTTCTTCAGCGAATCAGCTACCAACCAGGAAACAAAAAAGGCTAAACAAGATGCTTTAGCTTTGATTGTTACGCTCGGACACGAATATCTAAAAACACATACTGCTTTAGAAACCGTGGTTTATACTGTTGCGCTGTTGGAAGACAACGAGCTCTTTAATGCAGGTATCGGATCCCAGATCCAAAGCGACGGAAAAGTGAGATTAAGTGCCGCGCTAATGGATGGTAAAACTGAAAAATTTAGTGGTGTAATTAATGTAGAGGATGTTAAAAACCCTATACAAATTGCACAAAACCTGCTAGCGTATGATGATCGGGTGTTAAGTGGTGCTGGCGCCCAGCAATTTGCAAGAGCAAATGGATTTGAATATTTTAATCCGATTACCCCGCAGCGCCAATCAGAATACGAAACTAAATTAAACCAAAAGAACAATAAAGGAACGGTAGGCTGTGTAGCACTCGATGCAGATGGGAATTTAGCAGCAGCAACCTCTACAGGCGGAAAAGGATTCGAAATCCCTTGTAGGGTTAGCGATTCTGCAACCGTGGCAGGCAATTACGCCAATCAATATGCAGGTATTTCTTGTACCGGAGTAGGGGAAGATATTGTAAGCGGTGCCTTAGCCGCTAAAATTGTAACCCGCGTTACTGATGGCTTTTCTTTAAAGGAAGCATCAGATAAATCTTTTACCGAACTTAAAGCTTTTGATGGCTTTGCAGGCATTGTAGGCATATCTGCAGCAGGAGAAGTTTACCATTGCGACTCGCATCCTTACATGGTTTGGGCATCTTTTGATGTTAATTTACAGGTATTTAGCTGA
- a CDS encoding cyanophycinase: MVPKGKLIIIGGAINTGSFAETQFGLPENMNFFERGILKRITTESLRDTQSRFEIITTASLMPEKVGEEYIKAYAQLDVHNVGVLNITNREEANSDENYERIKAAEVIIFTGGDQLRLSSIFGGTKIHQILLEKYRNEPVVIAGTSAGAAASSKNMIYQGSSKDALLKGEVKITGGLGFIDDVIVDTHFVQRGRIGRLLYAAASNPGILGIGLGEDTGLFISDGHTMEAIGSGMVILVDGRHMADTNLTDVEMGQPVSIKNMVVHVMCDGDVYDLTDHSLVIHHPKVVPIG, from the coding sequence ATGGTTCCGAAAGGTAAACTCATCATCATTGGTGGCGCAATAAACACAGGTAGCTTCGCAGAAACGCAATTTGGACTGCCTGAGAATATGAATTTTTTTGAGCGTGGAATTTTAAAACGGATTACTACAGAATCATTAAGAGATACCCAATCTCGCTTCGAGATCATCACCACAGCGTCGTTAATGCCCGAAAAAGTTGGTGAGGAATATATCAAGGCTTATGCACAGTTAGATGTACATAATGTTGGTGTTCTTAATATTACCAACCGCGAAGAAGCCAATTCTGATGAAAATTATGAGCGTATCAAAGCAGCAGAGGTAATTATCTTTACCGGGGGTGATCAGCTCCGCCTTTCATCTATCTTTGGCGGAACAAAAATCCATCAGATCCTGTTAGAGAAATATAGAAATGAACCTGTGGTAATTGCAGGTACATCAGCTGGAGCCGCAGCAAGTTCTAAAAATATGATTTACCAGGGTAGCAGCAAAGATGCTTTACTTAAGGGAGAGGTTAAAATTACCGGTGGACTAGGCTTTATTGATGATGTTATTGTAGACACGCATTTTGTTCAACGCGGCAGAATTGGTCGCTTGTTATATGCTGCTGCCAGTAATCCTGGTATTTTAGGGATTGGTCTTGGTGAAGATACCGGGCTTTTCATCTCTGACGGGCATACAATGGAAGCCATTGGCTCTGGTATGGTAATTTTGGTAGATGGCCGCCATATGGCCGATACCAATTTAACCGATGTGGAAATGGGACAACCGGTTTCGATCAAAAACATGGTGGTACACGTAATGTGCGATGGCGACGTTTATGATTTAACAGACCATAGCTTGGTAATCCATCACCCAAAGGTTGTTCCAATAGGGTAA